A single Sciurus carolinensis chromosome 15, mSciCar1.2, whole genome shotgun sequence DNA region contains:
- the LOC124965336 gene encoding spermatogenesis-associated protein 31E1-like, producing MEISLFPLKSISATWLDPSFTTWAMDMILAFVCGLGIFLLLLPRLQGNPSFPPPRKKEKLRKQPKVKKVRYKCRKYSGTPKASGSRLKNVMEIQNLLLLLQSLIGKLWDKDSVPQLLHEDAPGEEFKQGLAVAQEPPHQHLEDPSPITLSPLASLTSLTKHTLPLASSLSKEHEDQSDLNRIPLDIVPQSSLPGHSYWASLITAISGLDCISYSISFLSWWWATAKFLFFSTWLHGKSKEEHLFHHPSDPTLWVDPSRWQVESGGLSFINSDVQTLLEMLITKRVELKMWKENAKNGSSFKQINPDYSVYSLGNILKSLGGKRDTNAQTFWNIKGKPEQPRDSQDFSYHKALEGPLEQKYSQLFWGLPSLHSESLVATAWVSKRSSTAQYKVVAFNKVSEPLSVQYQNKEPSQHSQEEAQSQLLAQNLSASVAQDQTSYCLPNLPSSSSSPIKTGITTCTKSKKEAQSFIPTEDKRVKCPSKNRMKWKEVLFSEIQKTQEAYNQLTQNLPQGSLVSQTSTSQKLQKRPQQHIQGKFISDKQHLDPPCRFLASQEQMHPQGKFLEKGKCQKKDKPGPSQATQSALDGRSSTGIQKMESKHSEGLHTMGLVTFKLDSLSKGVEPEQHKQPVDISRSAGSTSVKIQNDNKENSESHLRRTRKGLSKSDSPTGPEKESLEKILQDHLSRKSVQISEGMIPVCVRGSWLAANYVFPKSNMHTKPIPIQLASSKDQQSYVNTFQELSFLDPGTYLMLETDIMRSRVRHRWSPYLQALDPINCNLGEVQTSPLPQPAFSSSASHDSRAISIAKVANLLEELPQKGLGKRVIRKISFPTLQSPFPAPSPSEVQRTWKGVPLGGSHKTSEACMPSQAHTYSFLNQSRVIMGTGKASLEPSPNLDMVRYETRKKSKNVASGDPRHGVTKLEIKLGAQSEKTKETEVEEEKSPEWEVTVGTSMMANSQTINVNLRSLASLGNRKSPSPSKISIFQDPGEPNLQAKVGSGVQLKVEFESEKQPQDQVTGVLQDCHTDELSITDILPSQASLSNSQSMSWINKSISQGLCDVLMKGGNSQGQKEPKATNVEVPGRDENEMLCLNDKREGFGRPRPGQEKQISQDRELSPLAKVKEIDTLSSKSFTCLPEKDQSLSGSYVKKKMKDFLQSFNIYKKGKGKDDSLNKVKLPTGTAQTQRSVTSQLSKENGVVEPQALMNVVGQILMDKLGLQHRSGPTELNGHKEELQTLVSRQFCDHKGSSYSEQRQMIRDIASGHQASSKSQSILKNKWITDKDSNWTRKPRNPEPPVTPIQHRPIGLFRVHSPPWALKAPAGLGGILEAAILTKLAYATPAPTPNDTMRSVARAGTHRIGSGDLAARGVQGPTVATAFRSSS from the exons ATGGagatttctctcttccctctgaaAAGCATTAGCGCCACATGGCTGGACCCCAGCTTCACCACTTGGGCAATGGATATGATCCTTGCTTTTGTGTGTGGACTGGGGATCTTTCTCCTCTTATTGCCCCGCCTCCAGGGTAATCCTTCCTTTCCACcaccaaggaaaaaggaaaaactcagGAAG CAACCGAAGGTGAAGAAAGTGCGATACAAGTGCAGGAAGTACAGTGGCACTCCAAAAG ctTCTGGCAGTCGCCTGAagaatgtgatggagattcagaaTCTATTACTACTTCTGCAAAG CCTCATAGGGAAGCTCTGGGACAAGGACAGTGTTCCTCAACTGTTACATGAAGATGCCCCAGGTGAGGAGTTCAAGCAAGGGCTTGCTGTAGCCCAGGAACCACCTCACCAACATTTGGAAGATCCTTCTCCTATCACCTTGTCCCCATTAGCTTCTCTAACTTCTCTAACCAAACACACTCTTCCTCTGGCCTCATCCTTATCAAAAGAACATGAAGACCAGTCTGACTTGAATAGAATCCCACTGGACATTGTCCCACAGAGTTCCCTTCCAGGTCACTCGTACTGGGCATCCCTGATCACAGCCATCTCAGGGCTAGATTGCATAAGCTATTCAATTTCGTTCCTCTCCTGGTGGTGGGCAACTGCcaagttcttatttttctctacctGGCTACATGGAAAATCTAAGGAAGAACATCTTTTCCACCATCCATCAGACCCCACACTCTGGGTAGACCCCTCACGTTGGCAGGTAGAGTCTGGAGGCCTCTCTTTCATCAATTCTGATGTCCAGACTTTACTAGAGATGCTGATAACCAAAAGAGTAGAACtaaaaatgtggaaggaaaatgCTAAAAATGGATCCTCTTTCAAACAAATTAATCCAGATTACAGTGTGTATTCTTTGGGAAACATTTTGAAGTCACTGGGTGGCAAGAGAGATACCAATGCGCAAACTTTCTGGAACATAAAAGGGAAACCAGAGCAGCCTCGTGATTCTCAGGATTTCTCTTACCACAAGGCCTTGGAGGGGCCTTTAGAGCAAAAATACAGCCAGCTGTTCTGGGGCCTGCCCTCTCTGCACAGTGAGTCCCTGGTGGCTACTGCCTGGGTCTCTAAGAGGTCTTCCACTGCACAATATAAAGTTGTAGCATTCAACAAAGTCTCTGAACCTCTCTCAGTTCAATATCAGAATAAAGAACCTTCACAGCATTCCCAGGAGGAGGCCCAATCCCAACTTTTGGCACAAAACCTGTCTGCATCtgtggctcaggatcagacttcatATTGTCTTCCAAACCTACCATCTTCTTCTTCATCCCCGATTAAGACTGGTATAACAACTTGCACTAAATCTAAAAAGGAGGCACAGTCTTTCATCCCAACTGAAGATAAACGTGTGAAATGTCCCTCGAAGAACAGAATGAAATGGAAGGAGGTCTTATTCTCTGAGATTCAAAAGACTCAGGAAGCCTATAACCAGCTCACTCAAAACCTTCCCCAGGGAAGCTTGGTCTCCCAAACTTCTACCAGCCAGAAGCTACAGAAGAGACCACAGCAACACATTCAAGGGAAGTTCATCAGTGATAAACAACATCTTGATCCTCCCTGCAGATTTCTAGCATCTCAAGAACAGATGCATCCTCAGGGTAAATTTCTGGAGAAGGGTAAGTGCCAGAAAAAGGACAAGCCTGGACCTTCCCAGGCCACCCAATCAGCACTTGATGGTAGAAGCAGCACAGGTATTCAGAAGATGGAGTCCAAGCACTCTGAAGGACTCCATACAATGGGCTTGGTAACATTCAAACTAGATTCCCTAAGCAAGGGTGTAGAGCCAGAACAGCACAAGCAGCCAGTAGATATATCCCGGAGTGCAGGAAGCACCTCGGTGAAGATTCAGAATGACAATAAGGAGAATTCAGAAAGTCACTTGAGGAGGACCAGGAAGGGTCTTTCAAAAAGTGACTCACCTACAGGTCCAGAGAAGGAGAGTCTGGAAAAAATCCTGCAAGACCATCTGAGCAGAAAGTCAGTGCAGATCAGTGAGGGCATGAtccctgtgtgtgtgcgtggatCCTGGCTTGCTGCCAACTATGTTTTTCCAAAGTCCAACATGCACACAAAACCCATCCCCATCCAGCTAGCCTCCTCCAAGGATCAGCAATCCTATGTAAACACCTTCCAGGAGCTTTCATTCCTCGATCCAGGAACTTACCTGATGCTAGAAACAGATATTATGAGGTCTCGGGTGAGACACAGATGGAGTCCATACCTCCAGGCTCTTGATCCAATTAATTGCAACTTGGGTGAGGTCCAGACCTCACCCCTTCCACAGCCTGCTttttcctcctcagcctcccatgaCTCCAGGGCCATTTCCATAGCCAAGGTTGCTAATCTCCTAGAAGAACTTCCTCAGAAAGGTCTAGGAAAGAGGgtaataagaaaaatttcatttcctACTTTGCAGAGTCCCTTTCCTGCTCCCTCACCTTCAGAGGTGCAGAGGACCTGGAAAGGAGTTCCACTGGGTGGCAGTCATAAGACCTCAGAGGCCTGCATGCCTTCTCAGGCCCATACCTATAGCTTTCTGAACCAGAGTAGAGTTATTATGGGGACTGGAAAAGCTAGCCTGGAGCCCAGTCCAAACCTGGATATGGTCAGGTATGAGACaaggaaaaagagtaaaaatgtgGCCTCAGGAGATCCACGTCACGGAGTGACAAAGCTGGAAATTAAACTAGGGGCCCAATCTGAAAAGACTAAGGAgacagaggtggaggaggagaaatCCCCTGAATGGGAAGTGACAGTGGGAACCTCTATGATGGCAAACTCCCAAACCATCAATGTGAATCTGAGGAGTTTAGCATCTCTGGGAAACAGGAAAAGTCCCTCCCCttccaaaatttctattttccagGATCCAGGAGAGCCAAACCTGCAAGCAAAGGTAGGTAGTGGTGTTCAGCTCAAAGTAGAGTTTGAGTCAGAGAAGCAGCCCCAAGACCAGGTCACTGGAGTCCTGCAAGACTGCCACACTGATGAGCTCTCCATCACAGATATCTTGCCTTCTCAAGCCTCTCTGTCCAACTCCCAAAGCATGTCCTGGATTAACAAGTCAATTTCCCAAGGTCTATGTGATGTCTTAATGAAGGGAGGGAACAGCCAGGGGCAGAAGGAACCCAAAGCCACAAATGTTGAAGTTCCAGGAAGGGATGAGAATGAAATGCTTTGTTTAAATGATAAGAGAGAAGGCTTTGGGAGGCCCAGACCAGGACAGGAAAAACAAATTTCCCAAGACCGTGAATTGAGCCCTCTTGCCAAGGTTAAGGAAATAGACACTCTTTCAAGCAAGTCCTTCACTTGCCTTCCAGAGAAGGATCAGTCTCTTTCAGGAAGTtatgtcaagaaaaaaatgaaagactttcTACAgtcttttaacatttataaaaaagGCAAAGGGAAGGATGATTCCCTGAATAAAGTCAAGCTCCCAACAGGTACTGCCCAGACCCAGAGATCAGTCACAAGTCAACTATCCAAAGAAAATGGGGTAGTTGAACCCCAGGCACTCATGAATGTTGTTGGACAGATTTTGATGGAtaagttaggacttcaacatagaAGTGGTCCAACAGAGTTAAATGGACATAAAGAAGAACTCCAGACTCTTGTGAGTAGGCAGTTCTGTGACCACAAAGGGTCTTCCTACTCAGAGCAAAGGCAAATGATTAGAGATATTGCCTCTGGTCACCAAGCCAGCTCCAAGAGCCAAAGCATTCTTAAGAACAAGTGGATTACAGATAAGGATAGCAATTGGACCAGGAAGCCTAGGAATCCTGAGCCCCCAGTCACTCCCATCCAGCATAGGCCAATTGGG